In Streptomyces longhuiensis, the following proteins share a genomic window:
- a CDS encoding glutamate dehydrogenase, which yields MTAPATPLMSLTWTDHVTGRHGYLVVDRLVRGVSSGGLRMRQGCTLDEVAGLARGMTMKEALHYNPQGRYIPLGGAKGGIDCDPQDPEAYGVLVRYLRAMRPYIESFWTTGEDLGLTQDLVDRAAEEAGLVSSIQAVYPLLDDEAAARRRLADAFAVDVDGIGLDELVGGCGVAESVLAALDRAGVPYEGTRVSVQGLGTMGGATARFLARAGLRVVAVADVKGTVANPEGLDVDALLAARDAYGTVDRSALREGDRELPGDAWLSADAEVLVPAAVSYAVDAANQEQITARWIVEAANMPVLPEAEELLARRGITVLPDVVVNSGTNAWWWWTLFGDIEANADEAFAYTRRSMRALIDQMLARAEADGTTPRAAAHAIVADRLPVIAERFGWYR from the coding sequence ATGACCGCGCCCGCCACCCCCCTGATGTCGCTCACCTGGACCGACCACGTCACCGGCAGGCACGGCTACCTCGTCGTCGACCGGCTGGTGCGCGGCGTGTCCAGCGGCGGGCTCCGGATGCGTCAGGGCTGCACCCTCGACGAGGTCGCCGGCCTCGCGCGCGGGATGACGATGAAGGAGGCCCTGCACTACAACCCGCAGGGCCGCTACATCCCGCTGGGCGGTGCCAAGGGCGGCATCGACTGCGACCCGCAGGACCCGGAGGCGTACGGCGTCCTCGTGCGCTACCTGCGGGCCATGCGGCCCTACATCGAGTCCTTCTGGACGACCGGCGAGGACCTGGGGCTCACCCAGGACCTCGTCGACAGGGCGGCCGAGGAGGCCGGGCTCGTCTCGTCCATCCAGGCCGTCTACCCGCTGCTCGACGACGAGGCGGCCGCTCGCCGGCGCCTCGCCGACGCCTTCGCGGTCGATGTCGACGGCATCGGCCTCGACGAACTCGTCGGCGGCTGCGGGGTCGCCGAGTCGGTGCTCGCGGCCCTGGACCGGGCGGGCGTCCCGTACGAGGGGACCCGGGTGTCCGTGCAGGGCCTGGGCACCATGGGCGGGGCGACCGCCCGGTTCCTGGCACGCGCGGGTCTGCGGGTGGTGGCCGTCGCGGACGTGAAGGGCACCGTCGCCAACCCCGAAGGCCTGGACGTGGACGCGCTCCTCGCCGCCCGTGACGCCTACGGGACGGTGGACCGTTCGGCGCTGCGCGAGGGTGACCGTGAACTGCCGGGCGACGCCTGGCTGTCGGCCGACGCCGAGGTCCTCGTGCCCGCCGCCGTGTCGTACGCGGTGGACGCGGCGAACCAGGAACAGATCACGGCGCGCTGGATCGTCGAGGCAGCCAACATGCCCGTGCTGCCCGAGGCGGAGGAACTGCTCGCGCGGCGCGGCATCACCGTCCTGCCCGACGTCGTCGTCAACTCCGGTACGAACGCCTGGTGGTGGTGGACCCTCTTCGGGGACATCGAGGCCAACGCGGACGAGGCGTTCGCGTACACGCGGCGCTCCATGCGCGCGCTGATCGACCAGATGCTGGCCCGGGCCGAGGCGGACGGGACGACGCCGCGTGCCGCCGCGCACGCGATCGTCGCGGACCGTCTTCCGGTGATCGCGGAGCGGTTCGGGTGGTACAGGTGA
- a CDS encoding 5-guanidino-2-oxopentanoate decarboxylase, with product MTEQTQTSTGGEALVRALASHGVSTAFGIPGTHNLEIYRHLAAYGITHVAPRHEQGAGYAADAYARVTGDPGVAITTTGPALLNIAAAVGQAYSDSVPLLVVSPGMPLRHPRQSTGLLHEMRSQTEALRNVAAFSHRVSSVEEIGAAVARAFSLFRTERPRPVHIEVPLDLLEATESAGPVRRAPLAAPRAADGPSLDAAAALLAGAMRPGLVLGGGARGAAGQCRALAEQLGAPVATTANGKGIVDERHALSLGVSLHSPAVQKWLADCDVVLAVGTELAESDLWSAPPALGGRLIRVDVDPAQMYAGLPSDVALVGDAQATMQALEERLAKVPGPASTDAATRTTSAVRAARDDETRARDARWVPYLEAIRSVLAADAVVTSDSAQCCYYGALPHLPVGPEGRYLHPTGFGTLGYALPAAIGAKTACPDRQVIAISGDGGLQFSVQELATAAQLQLPLPVVVFDNGGYGEIRDEMAARGDAPAAVDHARVDLAGLARAFGGRGAPAHSPGELAALLTRALATPGPTLLTVPEETA from the coding sequence GTGACGGAGCAGACGCAGACGTCGACCGGCGGCGAGGCGCTCGTCAGGGCGCTCGCCTCCCATGGGGTCTCCACCGCGTTCGGCATTCCGGGGACCCACAACCTGGAGATCTACCGGCACTTGGCGGCGTACGGCATCACGCATGTCGCCCCGCGTCACGAGCAGGGCGCCGGGTACGCGGCCGACGCCTACGCGCGCGTGACGGGCGATCCCGGGGTGGCGATCACGACGACGGGGCCCGCTCTCCTGAACATCGCGGCCGCAGTCGGGCAGGCGTACTCGGACAGCGTGCCGCTCCTCGTGGTCTCGCCGGGCATGCCGCTGCGCCATCCGCGCCAGTCGACGGGCCTGCTGCACGAGATGCGCAGCCAGACGGAGGCACTGCGGAACGTGGCGGCCTTCAGCCATCGGGTGTCCTCGGTGGAGGAGATCGGGGCGGCGGTGGCGCGCGCGTTCAGCCTGTTCCGTACGGAGAGGCCTCGGCCCGTGCACATCGAGGTGCCGCTCGACCTGCTCGAAGCGACGGAGTCCGCCGGGCCGGTACGGCGCGCTCCCCTGGCGGCGCCCCGCGCGGCGGACGGTCCGTCGCTCGACGCGGCGGCCGCCCTCCTCGCCGGCGCGATGCGCCCCGGCCTGGTCCTGGGCGGCGGCGCCCGCGGTGCTGCCGGGCAATGCCGGGCGCTGGCCGAGCAGTTGGGCGCTCCGGTGGCGACCACCGCGAACGGCAAGGGCATCGTCGACGAACGGCATGCGCTGTCCCTCGGTGTGTCCCTGCACAGCCCCGCCGTGCAGAAGTGGCTGGCCGACTGCGACGTCGTGCTCGCCGTCGGGACGGAGCTCGCCGAGTCGGACCTGTGGTCCGCGCCGCCCGCGCTCGGCGGCAGACTGATCCGTGTCGACGTCGATCCGGCGCAGATGTACGCGGGCCTCCCCTCGGACGTCGCTCTGGTGGGCGACGCGCAGGCCACGATGCAGGCGCTCGAGGAGCGGCTCGCCAAGGTGCCGGGCCCCGCGTCCACGGACGCGGCCACGCGGACCACGTCCGCCGTGCGCGCCGCACGCGACGACGAGACACGCGCGCGTGACGCTCGTTGGGTGCCGTATCTCGAAGCGATCAGGAGCGTCCTCGCGGCCGATGCCGTGGTGACCTCCGACAGCGCCCAGTGCTGCTACTACGGCGCGCTCCCGCACCTCCCCGTCGGCCCCGAGGGGCGCTATCTGCACCCCACCGGGTTCGGCACGCTCGGCTACGCGCTGCCCGCCGCGATCGGCGCGAAGACCGCCTGCCCCGACCGGCAGGTGATCGCGATCAGCGGGGACGGCGGGCTCCAGTTCTCCGTGCAGGAGCTGGCCACGGCCGCACAGCTCCAACTGCCGCTGCCCGTCGTCGTGTTCGACAACGGTGGCTACGGCGAGATCCGCGACGAGATGGCCGCACGCGGCGACGCACCGGCCGCCGTCGACCACGCACGCGTGGACCTCGCCGGCCTCGCGCGGGCCTTCGGCGGCAGGGGTGCCCCCGCGCACTCCCCCGGCGAACTCGCCGCGCTCCTGACCCGCGCCCTGGCCACCCCCGGACCCACCCTGCTCACCGTCCCCGAGGAGACCGCATGA
- a CDS encoding acyl-CoA dehydrogenase family protein, producing MSELPIELVPLTPEQRDIVDLTRTFAREEIRPRGRAVDEADVETPWDLWRAAAKVGITGFMLPEEYGGGGFTDVFTQVLVQEELCVGDLGIGNLLCSNGFFADPVMELGTEEQKRAWLTPLAGPDTPMTSLATTEPGSGSDAASIVTTATRTAGGYLLNGQKAWISNAGEAEQYVVFAKTDPSQRSRGVTAFLLRKGAEGLTFGEPMRKMGQRAIVCREVFFSDVFVPDADRLGDEGQGFAGLMRTFDISRAVLGAAATGVARAAYEYARDYARTRVQFGKPIIEHQAVAFRLADMRTRIEQSRLMTWRAARRLDAGLDATAEAAMAKLTASETAAYCTWAAVQTLGGWGYSREFPVEQWMRDAKLEEIEEGTSDIMRLVISRSL from the coding sequence GTGTCAGAGCTCCCCATCGAGCTGGTCCCCCTCACCCCGGAGCAGCGGGACATCGTGGACCTCACGAGGACGTTCGCGCGTGAGGAGATCCGCCCGCGCGGGCGCGCCGTGGACGAGGCGGACGTGGAGACGCCCTGGGATCTGTGGCGCGCGGCCGCGAAGGTCGGCATCACCGGATTCATGCTGCCCGAGGAGTACGGGGGCGGCGGGTTCACCGACGTGTTCACGCAGGTCCTCGTCCAGGAGGAGCTGTGCGTCGGTGACCTGGGCATCGGCAACCTCCTGTGCTCGAACGGCTTCTTCGCCGACCCGGTCATGGAGCTGGGCACCGAGGAGCAGAAGCGCGCGTGGCTGACGCCGCTGGCCGGGCCCGACACCCCGATGACCTCGCTGGCGACGACGGAGCCGGGCTCCGGGTCCGACGCCGCGTCGATCGTGACGACCGCGACGCGCACGGCGGGCGGCTACCTCCTGAACGGCCAGAAGGCATGGATCTCCAACGCGGGCGAGGCCGAGCAGTACGTCGTCTTCGCCAAGACCGACCCGTCGCAGCGTTCGCGCGGTGTCACGGCGTTCCTGCTGCGCAAGGGCGCGGAGGGGCTCACGTTCGGTGAGCCGATGCGCAAGATGGGCCAGCGCGCGATCGTGTGCCGCGAGGTGTTCTTCTCCGACGTGTTCGTGCCCGACGCCGACCGTCTCGGCGACGAGGGACAGGGCTTCGCAGGCCTCATGCGGACGTTCGACATCTCGCGCGCCGTTCTGGGCGCGGCGGCCACGGGTGTCGCGCGGGCCGCGTACGAGTACGCCCGTGACTACGCACGCACGCGCGTGCAGTTCGGCAAGCCGATCATCGAGCACCAGGCCGTGGCGTTCCGCCTCGCGGACATGCGGACGCGGATCGAGCAGTCCCGTCTGATGACATGGCGTGCCGCGCGGCGTCTGGACGCCGGACTCGACGCGACCGCCGAGGCGGCCATGGCCAAGCTGACCGCGTCGGAGACGGCGGCGTACTGCACCTGGGCGGCCGTGCAGACGCTCGGCGGCTGGGGCTACTCGCGGGAGTTCCCGGTCGAGCAGTGGATGCGGGACGCCAAGCTGGAGGAGATCGAGGAAGGCACCTCCGACATCATGCGCCTGGTCATATCGAGGTCGCTGTGA
- a CDS encoding MBL fold metallo-hydrolase codes for MSRSLSSGLRPLRPAAFGADPAGERLERIRRSPNFADGSFQNPVGARTRPAGSMIEFAKVFFAKEGRVRRAPAGTVPVHSTTLADLAKPPASGLRLTWMGHSSVLAEIDGRRVLLDPVWGERCSPFSFAGPKRLHPVPLPLAALGPVDVVVISHDHYDHLDLPTIRALADTDTVFAVPLGVGAHLEHWGVPADRLRELDWNESTKVAGLTLTATPARHFCGRGLRNEQHTLWASWVVAGPEHRVYHSGDTGYFPGFKDIGEEHGPFDATMIQIGAYSDFWPDIHMRPEEGMRAHLDLQGGPGGGPMLPIHWGTFNLAPHPWSEPGEGTLAAGQRAGAKVALPCPGEPFEPTAETLPVQPWWRGVATQPAEGWPETEPADRPDTGAAAGKGAGAGAGSGEQEAVPAV; via the coding sequence GTGTCACGTTCCCTGAGCTCCGGGCTCCGCCCGCTGCGGCCTGCCGCTTTCGGCGCGGACCCGGCGGGAGAGCGACTCGAGCGGATCCGGAGGTCGCCGAACTTCGCGGACGGCAGCTTCCAGAACCCGGTGGGCGCACGCACCCGGCCCGCGGGTTCCATGATCGAGTTCGCGAAGGTCTTCTTCGCCAAGGAGGGGCGCGTCCGCAGGGCGCCCGCCGGCACCGTCCCCGTGCACTCCACGACCCTCGCCGACCTCGCCAAGCCCCCGGCGAGCGGCCTGCGCCTCACCTGGATGGGGCACTCCAGCGTCCTCGCCGAGATCGACGGCCGCCGCGTGCTGCTCGACCCCGTCTGGGGCGAGCGCTGCTCCCCGTTCTCCTTCGCGGGCCCCAAGCGGCTGCACCCCGTACCGCTGCCGCTCGCCGCGCTCGGTCCGGTGGACGTCGTGGTGATCTCCCATGACCACTACGACCACCTGGACCTGCCCACGATCCGTGCGCTGGCCGACACGGACACGGTGTTCGCGGTGCCGCTCGGCGTCGGCGCGCACCTGGAGCACTGGGGCGTCCCCGCGGACCGCCTCCGCGAGCTCGACTGGAACGAGTCGACGAAGGTGGCGGGGCTGACCCTGACCGCCACGCCCGCGCGCCACTTCTGCGGCCGCGGCCTGCGCAACGAGCAGCACACCCTGTGGGCGTCCTGGGTCGTCGCCGGTCCCGAGCACCGCGTCTACCACAGCGGTGACACCGGCTATTTCCCCGGCTTCAAGGACATCGGCGAGGAGCACGGGCCGTTCGACGCGACGATGATCCAGATCGGTGCGTACAGCGACTTCTGGCCCGACATCCACATGCGTCCCGAGGAGGGCATGCGTGCCCACCTCGACCTCCAGGGCGGGCCCGGCGGCGGTCCCATGCTGCCGATCCACTGGGGCACGTTCAATCTGGCGCCGCACCCGTGGTCCGAGCCCGGCGAGGGCACGCTCGCGGCGGGACAGCGGGCCGGGGCCAAGGTCGCGCTCCCGTGCCCGGGCGAGCCCTTCGAACCCACGGCCGAGACGCTCCCCGTCCAGCCGTGGTGGCGCGGCGTCGCCACGCAGCCCGCGGAAGGCTGGCCCGAGACGGAGCCGGCGGACCGGCCGGACACCGGCGCGGCAGCTGGAAAGGGCGCGGGCGCCGGGGCCGGCTCCGGCGAGCAGGAGGCGGTACCGGCGGTCTGA
- a CDS encoding aminoglycoside phosphotransferase family protein, whose translation MIEDGETDQGTVTTVQRVGDTIRRPPGRWTPLVHALLAHLEAAGFQGAPRVLGFDEGGREVLSLLRGEPGMNPWGPALKGEEGLRQLGRWARDYHEAVRGFRPPRDTEWFAPDARWRPGLIVRHGDLGMWNSIWSGDRLAGFIDWDFAEPGEPVDDLAQLAWYAAPLRDVGVQARCGFPDGAPVRERFLGLCEAYGGGIGPDRVLAALDRMQVREAARIREQGGRGRAPWDLMLRRGDAEEIDAERAWLARNKAVLLGG comes from the coding sequence GTGATCGAGGACGGCGAGACAGACCAGGGCACCGTGACGACGGTTCAGCGGGTGGGCGACACCATCAGGCGCCCTCCAGGCCGTTGGACCCCGCTGGTGCACGCGCTGCTCGCCCACCTCGAGGCGGCCGGATTCCAGGGCGCTCCGCGGGTACTGGGCTTCGACGAGGGCGGCCGCGAGGTGCTGTCCCTGCTGCGCGGCGAGCCGGGGATGAATCCGTGGGGGCCGGCCCTCAAAGGCGAGGAGGGGCTGAGGCAGTTGGGGCGGTGGGCCCGCGACTACCACGAGGCCGTTCGCGGCTTCCGGCCGCCGCGGGACACCGAGTGGTTCGCGCCGGACGCGCGGTGGCGCCCGGGCCTGATCGTGCGCCACGGCGATCTGGGGATGTGGAACTCCATCTGGAGCGGCGATCGGCTGGCGGGGTTCATCGACTGGGACTTCGCGGAGCCCGGCGAGCCGGTCGACGATCTGGCCCAACTCGCCTGGTACGCGGCGCCGCTGCGTGACGTGGGGGTGCAGGCTCGCTGCGGCTTCCCGGACGGCGCCCCGGTGCGCGAGCGGTTCCTCGGCCTCTGTGAGGCCTATGGCGGCGGCATCGGGCCGGACCGGGTGCTGGCGGCGCTGGACCGCATGCAGGTGCGCGAAGCGGCCCGCATCCGCGAGCAGGGCGGGCGCGGCAGGGCCCCGTGGGACCTGATGCTGCGGCGCGGCGACGCCGAGGAGATCGACGCGGAACGCGCATGGCTGGCCCGCAACAAGGCGGTTCTGCTGGGCGGGTGA
- a CDS encoding sensor histidine kinase — protein sequence MSHLRPPAPRADRREGGRHGRPGGRSVPPQPETHIRPQLLRLAVLPPLAVALSGSAAVLFTVRSTGARPGLALWAVLAGACLVTLAGIVIAAVAADRAARTVRERVGVLRRASARGQGELRGLVEQLRKGEGPPPRRQAPAAGPGADEFELLAADMTRAQDVAVTAVVQASQLSSHAGSEQKVEVFVNLARRLQSLVHREISILDELENDVEDPDLLKGLFHVDHLATRIRRHAENLAVLGGAVSRRQWSRPVSMTEVMRSAIAEVEQYSRVKLVPPVDGTLRGHAVADCIHLLAELVENATVFSAPHTQVLLRANTVTSGLAIEVEDRGLGMPVTEQHKMNTLLADPDQVNVASLLQDGRIGLFVVSQLARRHGITVRLQSNIYGGVQAVLVVPQSLLGGDEIESAPRPRSAADATDDSAQTMHQRHQAHERRLSQHQSQQERQHQLEQQPQPQSHRRPPQPQSQPQPQIQPQIQPQNQLHRPAQPGLQPFDPQQYPAPHQPPPPRETPHAGVAVVPRQPQGGASDGRHSGANGVAPPLPLRTARDERRTPADALPGIRSEDRQAGGERTSALPTPVIGAVRGTMGRPQLPKRRVQEHLAPQLRGGPAQRQDRPENEAPVLHDPGLMAAFQRGIGLAEAAEARDLTLGVRDLPEAGPQPTGGPATGSLDAYEPDAPHDGSDTAG from the coding sequence ATGTCTCACCTTCGCCCACCGGCCCCCCGCGCAGACCGCCGAGAGGGCGGTCGGCACGGCAGGCCGGGTGGCCGGTCCGTCCCCCCGCAGCCCGAGACCCACATACGGCCCCAGCTTCTGCGCCTTGCCGTACTTCCCCCGCTCGCCGTCGCCCTGAGCGGCAGCGCGGCCGTTCTCTTCACCGTCCGCTCCACGGGCGCCCGCCCCGGGCTCGCCCTCTGGGCCGTCCTCGCCGGAGCGTGCCTCGTCACCCTGGCCGGCATCGTGATCGCCGCCGTGGCCGCCGATCGGGCGGCCAGGACCGTACGCGAGCGGGTCGGTGTCCTGCGCCGTGCGAGTGCGCGCGGGCAGGGTGAACTGCGCGGTCTCGTCGAGCAGTTGCGTAAGGGGGAGGGGCCGCCGCCCCGCAGGCAGGCCCCCGCGGCCGGTCCGGGCGCCGACGAGTTCGAACTGCTGGCCGCGGACATGACGCGCGCCCAGGACGTGGCCGTCACCGCCGTCGTCCAGGCGTCCCAGCTCTCCAGCCACGCGGGCAGCGAACAGAAGGTCGAGGTCTTCGTCAATCTGGCCCGGCGCCTGCAGTCCCTCGTGCACCGCGAGATCTCGATCCTCGACGAACTCGAGAACGACGTCGAGGACCCCGACCTGCTCAAGGGCCTGTTCCACGTCGACCACCTCGCCACCCGGATCCGCAGGCACGCCGAGAACCTGGCCGTGCTCGGCGGCGCGGTGTCCCGACGCCAGTGGAGCCGCCCGGTCTCCATGACCGAGGTCATGCGGTCGGCCATAGCGGAGGTCGAGCAGTACTCACGGGTCAAGCTTGTCCCGCCGGTCGACGGGACCCTGCGCGGGCACGCCGTCGCCGACTGCATCCACCTGCTCGCCGAACTCGTCGAGAACGCCACCGTGTTCTCGGCCCCGCACACCCAAGTCCTGCTCCGCGCCAACACCGTCACGTCCGGTCTCGCCATCGAGGTCGAGGACCGCGGCCTCGGAATGCCCGTCACCGAGCAGCACAAGATGAACACGCTGCTGGCCGACCCGGACCAGGTCAACGTCGCGAGTCTCCTCCAGGACGGGCGCATCGGCCTCTTCGTCGTCTCGCAGCTCGCCCGCAGACACGGCATCACGGTCCGGCTCCAGAGCAATATCTACGGTGGTGTGCAGGCGGTCCTCGTCGTGCCGCAGAGCCTGCTCGGCGGCGACGAGATCGAGTCCGCGCCGAGGCCACGCAGCGCCGCGGACGCGACGGACGACAGCGCCCAGACCATGCACCAGCGGCACCAGGCGCATGAACGGCGACTCTCGCAACACCAGAGCCAGCAGGAACGGCAACACCAGCTCGAACAGCAGCCTCAGCCACAGTCCCACCGCCGGCCACCCCAGCCCCAATCCCAGCCCCAACCCCAGATCCAGCCCCAGATCCAGCCCCAGAACCAGCTCCACCGCCCCGCTCAGCCCGGCCTTCAGCCGTTCGACCCCCAGCAGTACCCGGCACCCCATCAACCCCCGCCGCCCCGAGAGACCCCGCACGCCGGCGTGGCCGTCGTCCCGCGGCAGCCTCAGGGCGGTGCCTCCGACGGCAGGCATTCCGGGGCGAACGGCGTCGCGCCGCCCCTCCCCCTGCGTACCGCCAGGGACGAGCGACGGACACCCGCCGACGCGCTGCCCGGCATCCGGTCCGAGGACCGGCAGGCCGGCGGGGAGCGCACGTCCGCCCTGCCGACCCCGGTCATCGGCGCCGTGCGCGGCACCATGGGCCGGCCCCAACTTCCCAAGCGTCGTGTCCAGGAACACCTCGCGCCGCAGCTGAGGGGTGGCCCGGCACAGCGGCAGGACCGCCCCGAGAACGAGGCGCCCGTACTGCACGACCCGGGTCTGATGGCGGCGTTCCAGCGCGGCATCGGGCTCGCGGAGGCGGCCGAGGCGCGGGACCTGACCCTCGGGGTGCGCGACCTGCCGGAGGCCGGTCCCCAGCCGACCGGCGGCCCCGCCACCGGGTCACTCGACGCCTACGAACCGGACGCACCGCACGACGGGAGCGATACGGCCGGATGA
- a CDS encoding roadblock/LC7 domain-containing protein, translated as MASDVPTGHVSDLDWLMSGLVQRVPHTRSAVLLSSDGLVKSVHGLDADSADHMAALASGLYSLGRSAGVRFGDGGEVRQVVVELDSTLLFVSTAGSGTCLAVLAGREADAAVLGYEMAMLVKSVRPYLMTAPRQHAAEPTAMRN; from the coding sequence ATGGCGAGCGATGTGCCGACGGGTCATGTGTCCGATCTCGACTGGTTGATGAGCGGCCTCGTCCAGCGTGTGCCGCACACCCGCAGCGCCGTCCTCCTCTCGTCCGACGGGCTGGTCAAGTCCGTCCACGGCCTCGACGCCGACAGCGCCGACCACATGGCGGCCCTGGCGTCGGGCCTGTACTCCCTCGGCCGTAGCGCGGGCGTCCGCTTCGGGGACGGGGGTGAGGTCCGGCAGGTCGTCGTCGAGCTGGACTCCACCCTCCTGTTCGTCTCCACCGCGGGCTCCGGCACGTGCCTCGCCGTGCTCGCCGGGCGTGAGGCCGACGCCGCGGTGCTCGGCTACGAGATGGCCATGCTGGTCAAGAGCGTGCGCCCGTACCTGATGACGGCACCCCGCCAGCACGCGGCCGAACCCACGGCGATGAGGAACTGA
- a CDS encoding DUF742 domain-containing protein, translating into MTAPQDGPWLDAAAGRLVRPYTVSNGRTQPTTVLDLLSLVMATGATPLGYLGPEHSEALKLCAHPTSIAEIAAHLKLPAAVTKVLLSDLVDCGAITTKPPTFHDNPTDRSLLEAVLDGLRRQL; encoded by the coding sequence ATGACGGCCCCGCAGGACGGGCCGTGGCTCGACGCAGCGGCCGGCCGCCTCGTCCGCCCGTACACGGTGAGCAACGGGCGGACGCAGCCGACCACTGTGCTGGATCTCCTGTCGCTGGTGATGGCGACCGGGGCCACCCCGCTCGGCTACTTGGGGCCCGAACACAGCGAGGCGCTCAAACTGTGTGCCCACCCCACATCGATCGCGGAGATCGCGGCCCATCTGAAACTCCCCGCCGCCGTCACGAAGGTCCTGCTGTCCGACCTCGTCGACTGCGGGGCGATCACCACCAAGCCCCCCACGTTCCACGACAACCCCACTGACCGGTCCCTACTGGAGGCAGTGCTCGATGGACTACGACGACAGCTCTGA
- a CDS encoding GTP-binding protein — MDYDDSSDAFPTALKILVAGGFGVGKTTFVGAVSEIAPLSTEELLTTVSAETDDLEGIENKVETTVAMDFGRITLDPEHVLYLFGTPGQERFWFMWDELSEGALGAVILADTRRLEDCFAAVDFFEERGMGFIVAVNEFDGAYRYDPDEVRAAIDLDPQVPVVRCDARISSSGIQTLLTLVRHLLAHAPAPTYGART, encoded by the coding sequence ATGGACTACGACGACAGCTCTGACGCCTTCCCCACCGCGCTGAAGATCCTGGTCGCGGGTGGCTTCGGTGTCGGCAAGACGACCTTCGTCGGAGCGGTCAGCGAGATCGCCCCGCTGAGCACGGAGGAGCTGCTCACCACGGTCAGCGCCGAGACCGACGACCTCGAAGGCATCGAGAACAAGGTCGAGACGACGGTCGCGATGGACTTCGGGCGGATCACCCTGGACCCGGAGCACGTGCTGTATCTGTTCGGCACGCCCGGGCAGGAGCGCTTCTGGTTCATGTGGGACGAGCTCTCCGAGGGGGCGCTCGGCGCGGTGATCCTCGCGGACACCCGTCGTCTCGAGGACTGCTTCGCAGCCGTCGACTTCTTCGAGGAGCGCGGCATGGGGTTCATCGTGGCCGTCAACGAGTTCGACGGCGCCTACCGCTACGACCCCGACGAGGTGCGGGCGGCCATCGACCTCGACCCGCAGGTGCCCGTCGTGCGGTGCGACGCCCGGATCTCCAGCTCGGGCATCCAGACCCTCCTCACCCTCGTCAGGCACCTCCTCGCCCACGCCCCCGCCCCGACGTACGGGGCCCGCACATGA